A window of Roseburia hominis A2-183 genomic DNA:
ACCACCATTTTCCGGTGCTCAGATACGACATGCTCTCCGAGAGGATCACGCCAATCGCCGGCTTCTCCGGCGGCAGTCCAAAGCCCAGAAACGTGATGCTCGCCTCATGCAGGATCGCGTGCGGGAACAATAACACCAGTCCCACAAGGAACTGCGGAAGAATCTGCGGAAAAATGTGCCATCTGGCAATGTACCACGGACTTTTCCCGAGCTGTTTTGCAATGCCAACGTACGCCGCCTCCCGCACCTGCAGGATCTCCCCGCGGATCACGCGCGCGAGGTTCGGCCAGTGTGTCAGCGCCACACCGACAACCACACCCTTTTCACCCTTTCCAAGCGCGTAGGAAATCAATAGCAACAGCACAATATGCGGAACTCCCATCATCAGATCAATGCACCAGCTGATGATGCCGTCCGCCCATTTTCCGCCGACCGCCGCGGCAGTTCCAAGGAAAAGCGCAAGCACTGCGCTGACCGCCGACGCCAGCACACCGATGCGGATGCTCGTGGAGAGCCCCGCCAGCGTGCGCGACAGCATATCACGCCCCATCCAGTCCGTCCCAAACAGATACTTAAGGCACGGCGGCAGATTTTTGCGCGAAAAATCCGTGACCACCGCCCGCTCCTCCAGACAGATTCCAGCCACTGCAACGGCTGCTAAAAGCAGCACTGCCGCCAGAAGAAAGCGCCGCATCCACTGGCGCCCGTTGCGTCTGCCCGCCGTGTGGGCAGCAATCGTCATATGACCGGTTTTATCCATGACTTCTGCCCCTCCTTATCTGCGGATCAATCACACCGTAAAGTACATTTGCCGCAAGATTTCCGAGGAATACGAACAGTGTGCTGATGACCGTGATCGCCAAAAGCAGCGACACATCGCTCCCCAGCCCGGCATCAATCGCTGCCTGTCCGAGTCCCGGATAAGAAAATACCTGCTCCACGAGCACCGAGCCGCCAAAGATCTCACTGATGGAACCAAACTGCAGGGTGATGGCAGGCAGCACCAGATTGCGCAGGGCATGTCTTTTTACGATATAGCCGCTGCTCTCCCCGCGCGCGCGCGCAAACAGCACATAGTCGCTCTCCATGATCGCAATCATTTTTTCCCGGGTGTGCAGCGTGATGTTTGCCACGCCCGTCAGCCCGAGCGTCAGCGCCGGGAGAATCAGATGCCGGATGCGCACGCCGATGCCCGCCTCCGCCGCCGTCATGCCTGCCGGCAGATTC
This region includes:
- a CDS encoding ABC transporter permease is translated as MDKTGHMTIAAHTAGRRNGRQWMRRFLLAAVLLLAAVAVAGICLEERAVVTDFSRKNLPPCLKYLFGTDWMGRDMLSRTLAGLSTSIRIGVLASAVSAVLALFLGTAAAVGGKWADGIISWCIDLMMGVPHIVLLLLISYALGKGEKGVVVGVALTHWPNLARVIRGEILQVREAAYVGIAKQLGKSPWYIARWHIFPQILPQFLVGLVLLFPHAILHEASITFLGFGLPPEKPAIGVILSESMSYLSTGKWWLALFPGLALVGVVVLFDRIGSGLKALLDPSSAQL